From Azospirillum baldaniorum, the proteins below share one genomic window:
- a CDS encoding 4-oxalocrotonate tautomerase: MPLINVQLFEGRTLEQKRAYAKALTDASVAVLGCSPEAVDVIFHDVKKSDWASGGKLWSDPE; this comes from the coding sequence ATGCCGCTGATCAACGTTCAGCTTTTCGAAGGCCGCACGCTGGAGCAGAAGCGCGCCTACGCCAAGGCGCTCACCGACGCCTCGGTCGCGGTGCTCGGCTGCAGCCCGGAGGCGGTCGATGTCATCTTCCACGACGTGAAGAAGAGCGATTGGGCCAGCGGCGGCAAGCTGTGGTCCGACCCCGAGTGA
- a CDS encoding exonuclease SbcCD subunit D C-terminal domain-containing protein, protein MRILHTADWHLGQTLHGFAREHEHARFLDWLLDRLEDQAVDALVIAGDVFDGQNPPIPALGLFYRFLAKAKARCPALDIVVVAGNHDSGSRLEAPSPLLTEMGVRVVGALPVDEDGAVAPEALVVPLTGRDGTVAARCVAVPYLRPADLPPLSEEEIAAGADPLVEGVRRVYADAAAAGRRALRPGEALILTGHCYMRDGALSELSERKILGGNQHALPVDVFPEDAAYVALGHLHRAQAVGTRESVRYSGSPLPLAVDEEPYPHQVVLADFAEGRLNNVESLRVPRFVAIRRIPGGGRFTAPEDALTALAALELDEELPREAWPYIEVAVELPAPRPALREEVVAALAGRPARLVKLALRLTGSGETLAESVPLADLADLAPEDVFLRLYRRHHEGEPEPALLAAFHELVATVQEGA, encoded by the coding sequence ATGCGCATTCTCCACACCGCCGACTGGCACCTCGGGCAGACACTGCACGGCTTCGCGCGCGAGCATGAGCATGCGCGATTCCTTGATTGGCTTCTCGACCGGCTTGAGGATCAGGCCGTCGATGCGCTGGTCATCGCCGGGGATGTGTTCGACGGGCAGAACCCGCCGATCCCGGCGCTCGGCCTGTTCTACCGGTTCCTGGCGAAGGCCAAGGCGCGCTGCCCGGCGCTGGACATCGTGGTGGTCGCCGGCAACCACGACAGCGGCAGCCGGCTGGAGGCGCCCTCTCCCCTGCTGACGGAAATGGGAGTGCGGGTGGTCGGCGCCCTGCCGGTCGATGAAGACGGCGCCGTCGCACCGGAGGCGCTGGTGGTTCCGCTGACCGGCCGCGACGGGACGGTCGCCGCGCGCTGCGTCGCGGTGCCCTATCTGCGCCCCGCCGACCTGCCGCCGCTGAGCGAGGAGGAGATCGCCGCCGGCGCCGACCCGCTGGTCGAAGGGGTGCGCCGGGTCTACGCCGACGCGGCGGCGGCCGGCCGGCGCGCGTTGCGGCCCGGCGAGGCGCTGATCCTCACCGGCCATTGCTACATGCGTGACGGCGCCCTGTCCGAACTCAGCGAGCGCAAGATCCTGGGCGGCAACCAGCACGCGCTGCCGGTGGACGTCTTCCCGGAAGACGCGGCTTATGTGGCGCTGGGCCACCTGCACCGGGCGCAGGCGGTGGGGACGCGCGAATCGGTGCGCTACAGCGGCTCCCCCCTTCCGCTGGCGGTGGACGAGGAGCCCTACCCGCATCAGGTGGTGCTGGCCGACTTCGCGGAGGGACGGCTGAATAATGTGGAATCGCTGCGGGTGCCCCGCTTCGTCGCCATCCGGCGAATCCCCGGCGGCGGGCGGTTCACGGCGCCGGAGGACGCGCTGACGGCGCTGGCCGCGCTGGAACTGGACGAGGAGCTGCCGCGCGAGGCCTGGCCTTACATAGAGGTCGCGGTGGAACTGCCGGCCCCCCGGCCGGCCCTGCGCGAGGAGGTGGTCGCGGCGTTGGCCGGGCGCCCGGCGCGGCTGGTCAAGCTGGCCCTGCGGCTGACCGGCAGCGGCGAGACGCTGGCCGAATCCGTGCCGCTGGCCGATCTGGCGGACTTGGCACCGGAGGACGTGTTCCTGCGGCTCTACCGCCGTCATCACGAGGGCGAGCCGGAACCGGCGTTGCTCGCCGCCTTTCACGAGTTGGTCGCGACCGTTCAGGAGGGTGCGTGA
- a CDS encoding AAA family ATPase, with translation MRILAIRGGNLASLDGTFAVELASGPLGHAGLFAITGPTGAGKSTILDALCLALFDRMPRLPDGRGVALGASGDTDAISTTDVRSVLRRGAGAGWAEVDFAGIDGAAYRARWELRRARQNARGQLQKQTMSLTALADGKRLGDGKTSVLDEISTRLGLSFEQFRRAVLLAQGDFANFLKAPATERSALLELLTGTEIYSRISVAAHERSREEQRALEALEGQCAGIGVLTDDERAVLDAEAGAAAEAVRREETAFEQARAAVAWHEQDARLAKAEADAAAASARAEAVWQEAGARREEAALLRRLQPLRARLSEADRCAAAASEAREALAHAHAAVTEAQDRLVQAEARHREVRSAYEAARGAIDAAEPELEQAATLDAEIAALAGQQAGALADAATAEADAKGIGESWSATRTALEQARADSAERENWLAGQTALWPVADQWARWDSLLLRHRDSARAAREAEAEAGRAAAEVTAHEAELARLAAVRRDAAERRDEAERTLAALKAETVDSLDALRGRRTALAERRDGLAALAQLAERAVRLATDSAETEAEGEQQCTAAAEEEARAGETKARLEQRRAALEEADLALRRLRLARSETVASLRAQLVDGEACPVCGAAEHPWGTGHTPLDRLAEDQERHVAALRGEVTELAMDHGARTAAAKAARERAGSLAGRLAALAVERAATEKRWAERAPAFGLPTGPDAETVARRLAGVDAELAEVGRAEAAALDHKARLDAAVQACRERDAALADADRAIETRTRQRDSARHAESLFLARRDQAAEARQAVRTELAQPFAGLAGWAGDLDRDSEGFREHLGGRVADVLRQREGLARALRDVEALERQAGAKAAELEGAQQAEQAARRRCEGLAAALEDRRAARASLLDGRAVAAVKKELTEACRRTEALVEQATVARQDAAARLSGAEQTVATRGESARRCAAEAEAAADALIAVAERCGVTVEAARAHLVRDEDWLAGEERALAALESAQREEALREAERTRTRQEHHAAGRPALDAGEAGEAVAETGRRLQEARNRLGEAQARLRADTENRGRLAAVLDRVEAQRKAQGLWATMAQLIGSADGRKLRNFAQSLSLDLLLVQANRYLADLARRYRLERVGGADLEIQVVDGEMGDERRGVHSLSGGEMFLVSLALALGLSAMAGGGGAGIGTLFIDEGFGTLDPDSLDLALSCLEALQATGRQVGVISHVPALVERIGVQVRVIPQGGGRSAVTVTRGTLAAPSPDAAAQRELLLPL, from the coding sequence ATGCGGATTCTGGCAATTCGCGGCGGCAATCTGGCCAGCCTGGACGGGACCTTCGCGGTGGAGCTGGCCAGCGGGCCGCTGGGCCACGCCGGTCTGTTCGCCATCACCGGCCCGACCGGGGCGGGTAAGAGCACCATCCTCGACGCGCTGTGCCTCGCCTTGTTCGACCGCATGCCCCGGCTGCCGGACGGGCGCGGCGTGGCGCTGGGCGCCAGCGGCGACACCGACGCCATCAGCACCACCGACGTGCGCAGCGTCCTGCGCCGCGGCGCCGGGGCCGGCTGGGCCGAGGTGGATTTCGCCGGGATCGACGGCGCCGCCTACCGGGCGCGCTGGGAGCTGCGGCGGGCGCGGCAGAACGCGCGCGGCCAGCTGCAGAAGCAGACGATGAGCCTGACCGCGCTTGCGGACGGCAAGCGGCTGGGCGACGGCAAGACCAGCGTGCTGGACGAGATTTCCACCCGGCTTGGGCTGAGCTTCGAGCAGTTCCGCCGCGCCGTCCTGCTGGCCCAGGGCGATTTCGCCAATTTCCTCAAGGCTCCGGCGACGGAGCGCTCCGCCCTGCTGGAGCTGCTGACCGGCACCGAGATCTATTCCCGCATCTCCGTCGCCGCGCACGAGCGCTCCCGGGAGGAGCAGCGGGCGCTGGAGGCGCTGGAGGGGCAATGCGCGGGCATCGGCGTGCTGACCGACGACGAGCGCGCCGTCCTGGACGCCGAGGCCGGAGCGGCGGCCGAGGCGGTCCGGCGGGAGGAAACGGCGTTCGAGCAGGCCCGCGCCGCCGTCGCCTGGCATGAGCAGGACGCCCGGCTGGCCAAGGCGGAAGCGGACGCCGCCGCGGCGAGCGCACGGGCCGAAGCGGTCTGGCAGGAGGCCGGGGCGCGGCGGGAGGAGGCCGCTCTGCTCCGCCGGCTCCAGCCGCTGCGGGCGCGGTTGAGCGAGGCCGACCGCTGCGCCGCGGCGGCGTCGGAGGCCCGGGAGGCGCTGGCCCACGCCCACGCCGCGGTGACGGAGGCGCAGGACCGGCTGGTCCAGGCCGAGGCCCGTCATCGCGAGGTGCGCAGCGCCTACGAGGCCGCCCGCGGCGCCATCGACGCCGCCGAGCCCGAGTTGGAACAGGCGGCCACCCTGGATGCCGAGATCGCCGCGCTGGCCGGCCAACAGGCCGGGGCGCTCGCCGACGCCGCGACGGCAGAGGCGGACGCCAAGGGGATTGGAGAGAGTTGGAGCGCCACCCGGACGGCGCTGGAGCAGGCCCGTGCCGACTCGGCGGAGCGGGAGAACTGGCTGGCCGGTCAGACGGCGCTGTGGCCGGTGGCCGACCAATGGGCGCGCTGGGACTCGCTGCTGCTGCGCCACCGCGACTCCGCGAGGGCGGCGCGGGAGGCGGAGGCGGAGGCCGGCCGCGCCGCCGCGGAGGTCACGGCCCATGAGGCGGAGCTGGCCCGCCTTGCCGCCGTCCGGCGGGACGCCGCCGAACGGCGGGACGAGGCCGAGCGGACGCTGGCCGCGCTGAAGGCCGAAACGGTGGACTCGCTGGACGCCTTGCGCGGGCGCCGCACGGCGCTGGCGGAGCGGCGCGACGGGCTGGCGGCCCTGGCGCAGTTGGCGGAGCGGGCCGTGCGGCTAGCGACGGACAGCGCGGAGACCGAAGCGGAAGGGGAGCAGCAGTGCACCGCCGCCGCGGAGGAGGAGGCCCGCGCCGGCGAGACGAAGGCGCGGCTGGAGCAGCGCCGGGCGGCGTTGGAGGAGGCGGATCTGGCGCTGCGCCGCCTGCGCCTTGCCCGCAGCGAGACCGTGGCCTCCCTGCGCGCCCAGCTGGTGGACGGCGAGGCCTGCCCGGTCTGCGGCGCCGCGGAGCACCCGTGGGGCACCGGCCACACGCCGCTCGACCGGCTGGCCGAGGACCAGGAACGCCACGTCGCCGCCCTGCGCGGTGAGGTGACCGAGCTGGCGATGGATCACGGCGCCCGGACCGCCGCGGCGAAGGCGGCGCGGGAGCGTGCGGGAAGTCTGGCCGGGCGGCTGGCCGCCCTGGCGGTGGAACGGGCGGCGACGGAGAAGCGCTGGGCCGAACGGGCGCCGGCCTTCGGCCTGCCCACCGGGCCGGATGCGGAAACCGTCGCCCGGCGGCTGGCCGGCGTCGATGCGGAACTCGCCGAGGTTGGGCGGGCCGAGGCGGCGGCGCTGGACCACAAGGCACGGCTCGACGCGGCGGTGCAGGCGTGCCGGGAACGGGACGCGGCGCTGGCCGACGCCGACCGGGCCATCGAGACGCGGACCCGACAGCGTGATTCGGCCCGCCACGCCGAGTCCCTGTTCCTGGCGCGGCGCGATCAGGCAGCGGAAGCCCGGCAGGCGGTGCGGACGGAACTGGCCCAGCCCTTCGCCGGGTTGGCGGGTTGGGCCGGTGACCTCGACCGCGATTCCGAGGGGTTCCGCGAGCATCTCGGCGGGCGGGTCGCCGACGTCCTGCGCCAGCGCGAGGGGTTGGCCCGGGCGCTGCGCGACGTGGAGGCCCTGGAACGGCAGGCCGGCGCCAAGGCGGCGGAGCTGGAGGGAGCGCAGCAGGCCGAACAGGCGGCGCGGCGGCGGTGCGAGGGGTTGGCCGCCGCGCTGGAGGATCGGCGCGCGGCACGGGCGTCCCTGTTGGACGGACGGGCGGTGGCCGCGGTGAAGAAGGAGCTGACCGAGGCCTGCCGGCGAACCGAGGCCCTGGTCGAACAGGCCACCGTCGCCCGGCAGGACGCGGCGGCCCGCCTGTCGGGGGCGGAACAGACCGTCGCCACGCGCGGCGAGTCCGCCCGCCGGTGCGCCGCCGAGGCAGAAGCGGCGGCCGACGCCCTGATCGCCGTGGCGGAGCGCTGCGGCGTCACCGTGGAGGCGGCGCGCGCCCATCTGGTCCGGGACGAGGATTGGCTGGCCGGAGAGGAGCGGGCGCTGGCCGCCCTCGAGTCGGCGCAGCGCGAGGAGGCGCTTCGGGAGGCGGAGCGGACGCGGACGCGGCAGGAGCATCACGCCGCCGGACGGCCCGCGCTCGACGCGGGGGAGGCCGGCGAGGCCGTGGCCGAGACGGGCCGGCGCCTTCAGGAGGCCCGCAACCGGCTGGGCGAGGCCCAGGCCCGGCTGCGCGCCGACACGGAGAACCGCGGCCGCCTCGCCGCCGTGCTCGACCGGGTGGAGGCGCAGCGCAAGGCACAGGGGCTGTGGGCGACCATGGCGCAGCTCATCGGCTCCGCCGACGGGCGGAAGCTGCGCAACTTCGCCCAGAGCCTCAGCCTCGATCTGCTTCTGGTCCAGGCGAACCGCTATCTGGCTGATCTCGCCCGCCGCTACCGGTTGGAGCGGGTGGGCGGGGCCGACCTGGAGATCCAGGTGGTGGACGGCGAGATGGGCGACGAGCGGCGCGGCGTGCACAGCCTGTCCGGCGGCGAGATGTTCCTGGTGTCACTGGCCCTGGCGCTCGGCCTGTCGGCCATGGCGGGAGGAGGAGGAGCCGGGATCGGTACCCTGTTCATCGACGAGGGGTTCGGCACGCTGGACCCCGACAGCCTGGATCTGGCCCTGTCCTGCCTGGAGGCGCTCCAGGCCACCGGGCGGCAGGTCGGCGTCATCAGCCACGTCCCGGCGCTGGTGGAGCGGATCGGCGTGCAGGTGCGCGTCATCCCGCAGGGCGGCGGGCGCAGCGCCGTGACGGTTACCCGCGGGACGCTGGCGGCACCGTCGCCGGACGCCGCGGCGCAGCGGGAACTGCTGCTGCCGCTGTAG
- a CDS encoding trypsin-like serine peptidase, whose translation MSYRVDDDQYPARAVVSIEATWGSRSYIGSGFLVGRNDVITASHVVYNAALGGKPSSLKIYPSYNPGKSDNKAYGVAKSQFFTNFDPDSDGKLITGDFYRNTQSGSEIDVALLTLSEPIGDSYGYFGIDWNFGGGAVSVLGYPAKYDRYEIYDSGSIRRSGVDTVYYVNPDLEINPGNSGGPIYYSSGNNVFAVGVVSTAVGAASLGGHAYWLKDALTANDSYISSSAPPPDTQRRAFVNNGVSGWEVQMEIYVGPLTTLKNIYLGTKSVEAVIGSVLGDFMNLGGGDDAADGKDGDDVLDGGTGSNFLTGGAGNDTFFLDGRGTGVTWSTITDFEPGEWTTAWGWREGVSTLSWEAMKGATGYEGATARIDFDGNGTIDGSITFTGKAVGAVITMPGQVGADSYLAFRLA comes from the coding sequence ATGTCCTACAGGGTCGATGACGATCAGTATCCGGCGCGCGCCGTGGTGTCCATCGAGGCCACCTGGGGAAGCCGCAGCTACATCGGTTCGGGCTTCCTGGTCGGTCGCAACGACGTCATCACCGCCTCCCACGTCGTCTACAACGCCGCGCTCGGCGGCAAGCCCAGCAGCCTGAAGATTTACCCGTCCTACAACCCGGGCAAGTCCGACAACAAGGCCTACGGCGTCGCCAAATCGCAGTTCTTCACCAATTTCGATCCGGACTCGGATGGCAAGCTGATCACCGGCGATTTCTACCGCAACACCCAGAGCGGGTCCGAGATCGACGTCGCGTTGCTGACCCTGTCCGAGCCCATCGGCGACTCCTACGGCTACTTCGGGATCGACTGGAACTTCGGCGGCGGGGCCGTCAGTGTTCTGGGCTATCCCGCCAAATACGATCGCTACGAAATCTACGACAGCGGCTCGATCCGTCGGTCGGGCGTCGATACGGTCTACTATGTGAACCCCGACCTGGAGATCAATCCCGGCAACTCCGGCGGTCCGATCTACTACAGCTCCGGAAACAACGTCTTTGCCGTCGGCGTCGTGTCGACCGCCGTCGGTGCCGCCTCGCTTGGCGGCCACGCCTATTGGCTGAAGGACGCGCTGACCGCCAACGACTCCTACATCTCCTCCAGCGCCCCCCCGCCCGACACGCAGCGGCGGGCCTTCGTGAACAACGGGGTGTCCGGCTGGGAAGTGCAGATGGAAATCTATGTCGGCCCGCTGACCACGCTGAAGAACATCTATCTGGGCACCAAATCCGTCGAGGCGGTGATCGGCAGCGTGCTGGGCGACTTCATGAATCTGGGCGGCGGCGACGACGCGGCGGACGGGAAGGACGGCGACGACGTGCTGGACGGCGGCACCGGCTCCAACTTCCTGACCGGCGGGGCGGGCAACGACACCTTCTTCCTGGACGGGCGGGGCACCGGGGTGACCTGGTCCACCATCACCGACTTCGAGCCGGGCGAATGGACCACCGCCTGGGGATGGAGGGAGGGGGTGTCGACGCTCAGCTGGGAAGCGATGAAGGGCGCCACCGGGTACGAGGGCGCCACGGCGCGCATCGACTTCGACGGCAACGGCACCATCGACGGCAGCATCACCTTCACCGGGAAAGCCGTCGGCGCGGTCATCACCATGCCGGGGCAGGTCGGCGCCGACAGCTATCTGGCCTTCCGGCTGGCCTGA
- a CDS encoding replication protein RepA: MAKIHEQLTLEGFEAVLARTEDPKERRRVMMAHEALSNEMDAIGYLHAGFCQASLPHRKPKDETAPWVRNNGKYQLVVRPGILPLRDGTVLDVGVPYGAKARLIMIYLQTEARKTRSAHVDLGPSMSAWLRRLGLAPTGGERGNYKPVREQVLRIARSEFTLRTTTGPSTAEISDQRLIDGIKLWRDEEDTPDLFRTGGEWVRFVRLTQSFFEHLMEHAVPLDEHAIAKLKNSALALDAYVWLVHRLHRLDKQTVVPWHALSQHFGSVSEHRVLAFRLKEALKDVMAVYPDANIEPTSKGLVLRPSAPAVPSNKHLVLRPVRG, from the coding sequence ATGGCGAAAATCCACGAGCAGCTTACCCTGGAGGGATTCGAGGCGGTTCTTGCCCGCACCGAAGACCCCAAGGAGCGCCGCCGTGTGATGATGGCCCATGAAGCGCTGTCCAACGAGATGGACGCGATCGGCTATCTCCACGCCGGCTTCTGCCAAGCCTCCCTGCCGCACCGCAAGCCCAAGGACGAGACCGCCCCCTGGGTGCGCAACAACGGCAAGTACCAGCTCGTCGTGCGTCCCGGCATCCTGCCGCTGCGCGACGGCACGGTCTTGGACGTCGGCGTTCCCTACGGCGCCAAGGCGCGCCTGATCATGATCTACCTGCAGACCGAGGCGCGCAAGACGCGCAGCGCCCACGTCGATCTGGGGCCGAGCATGAGCGCGTGGCTGCGCCGTCTCGGGCTGGCCCCGACGGGCGGGGAGCGCGGCAATTACAAGCCGGTGCGCGAGCAGGTGCTGCGGATCGCCCGTAGCGAATTCACGTTGCGCACCACCACCGGCCCCTCGACGGCGGAAATCTCCGACCAGCGCCTGATCGACGGCATCAAGCTGTGGCGGGACGAGGAGGACACGCCCGACCTGTTCCGCACCGGTGGCGAATGGGTGCGCTTCGTTCGCCTGACCCAGAGCTTCTTCGAGCATCTGATGGAACACGCCGTCCCGCTGGACGAGCACGCCATCGCCAAGCTGAAGAACTCCGCCCTGGCGCTCGACGCTTATGTGTGGCTGGTCCACCGCCTGCACCGGCTGGACAAGCAGACGGTGGTTCCCTGGCACGCCCTGTCGCAGCATTTCGGTTCGGTGAGCGAGCACCGCGTCCTGGCCTTCCGCCTGAAGGAAGCCTTGAAGGACGTCATGGCCGTCTATCCCGACGCGAACATCGAGCCGACCTCCAAGGGCCTCGTCCTGCGCCCCTCGGCGCCGGCCGTGCCGTCCAACAAGCATCTCGTCCTGCGCCCCGTCCGCGGCTGA